A window of Eucalyptus grandis isolate ANBG69807.140 chromosome 4, ASM1654582v1, whole genome shotgun sequence genomic DNA:
TATGAAGTGTACAGCATGTTCAAACTCATTGCTTCCCTCTCTTCCTGTGGGGGTTTCTAGAGAGGAATATGTAAATAGTTATAATTGCTGGGATCAATCTTTGGAATGTACATATAGCTATCCATTTCACATTTGGTGTTTACTCGGGGAATCGGGGAAGACGAGCAAAAACCACCCTTCTTTTCAGATTACTTCTGAAGATTGCTTGGGCATGTCCCCTAGATGATGGAGGAAATTTATGTGATTGTTCATGATGAACCCAGAAAAACAGGTTGCGTGGTCCCGACCTGATGTACATCTCTTCTATAGATCTTGTTCAGTACTGCACCGCGCATTAGACTCGAGTCAATGCAATGTAGAGGAAATCAACCTCCCTCGCTGTTTCGAAGTAGTGCATACAGGTCATTGCGATTTCTTGTTTATTATCTTGTCGTGCGAGATCTATGTTCCCATGCAATTTCTCTTGTTAGTCGTCAAATGGTGGGGGAATCGAGTGTAATTAGGAAGGTAATAATGTGAAGAAGGAATAGGAATTGGCTCAATAGACAGACCAAGACTAGGCGTCCAAGAAATGAActctacaaaaatttatgtctTGACCTAACGTACGATGGAAGATTGACCTGAGAAACCAAAGGGAGAATGGAGGCATGAGGTTGCGGAGAACCTGTGGTTTGTTGCCCGTTAAATCCATCTCATCGAAGACAATGGCAATGCGAGAGGGAACACGGTTTGCTCCTGCAAATTTTCCATCTGGAATTGAGAGCCCGATTGTTCAGATGGCTAATGGCCAGAAGCCTTATTCATCTACAAGTCTCTGCCTGACTAACGTAGGACTGGAACATATGGAGGCCGGTCCGATTTGACTAGCACCTCGTGTGGAATCTGCACTTGTAGGTCAAGAGCAGTTTGCCATAGCAGCAACAAAGTCGTGATAAGCAAGCTGGCGAACCATATCAGGAAGCGTCTGCTGGTTTGAAGCTCTCACAAGTCACAGctcaaaattaaaaacattgcCATGTACTTGGAGATCTTGGAATGACAAGTTTTAGCCTGATCAACTAAGGAGCCAGCAAAAGTGAAATCTCTCCAACACGGCACATGTAAGCACCCTTAAGATCACATATGGATTGAACTTTGCAACCAACGGCCCAATGGCCAGCCACGCACAAAGCGAAAACAAGGGAAGATAAAAGGATTCTGAGCTTCTCGGCTTGcacaaatttgaaagaaaatgtggaCCGAATTAACTTAACTCAGGAGCGAAGCCACCCAAATATTTATAACTTAATTTTCAGTTGTCCTTTtgcaaggaaaataaaaggagaaaaaaaaaagaaagaataaaaacagCTGCTCCTAAACACTTGCATTTCCAGCCCGCATGACTACTGCGACACCATGATTTGAACCATGTGAAAAAGTAgaaatttgcacaaaatagaAGCTTCCAGCCAGTCCAAAGAGAACTCTGCCTTTTCATCTGCATTGACCACGTCATATCATCAGGCCAAAGAGGGAATTCAAACCTCAACAGCATGATGTTAGCCCCCACCAACCAGTTAACTCATGAGTCTACCTGGTTCTGGCGTTCCCAAGCGTGAGTTCAAGATCATCAGAAGCATCTTCATGAATCCTCTCGCCCTCCCAGGGCTTCACCAAGCCTGTTGCGTTACTCCCGAATGCAAACTCAGTTGCCATACTGTCCGACATGGGAATATCTGACGTGAGGTCAGCACCAGCAGCAATTGCTGGAGAACACGTCCCACTCTGCCCAGGAGTCCACATCCGAGACCCTCCACCAGAAAAAGCTTCCTCCTTAAACCCGAAAGGATTTCTAGCAACGAGGCTGAATGTGGGAGAAGATGGCCCACCAGTAAGCCATCCCGAATCAGGTAAGACCTGACGGCCAGGGCTCGGCGGAGTGGATGAGGGGAAAACAGAGTTATGCTGTCCAGTCCAGGTCATGGAAGCAGCGACGTGATCCCAGTGGTTTTTGGCTCGGGGGGTTCGGGAAGTTGGAGAGCTTAATGGAGGAGTAACTGGAGCACTAATTGAACCCCCAGGAATGAAGAGATGATGGGGTAGCTTGGATGAGGCTGAGGATGAGCCTGATGAAAGATTCTTCAGCCACGGAATGAGAGAATCCGCGTCAGGATTACCATGGGGATGGCCAGGGTATGGTGATCTGGCAGGGCTCGGGAAGGAAGATGAAGCAGGACTAGGATTGTAGGAAGCACAGGGGCTTGGGTGGTATGAGGAGCACGGGCTCGCTGATGTTGATCCTCCCATAATGTCCATACGTTCCAAAGGTCTGCATCCCTGAGCAACAGCATTTAAAATGGATACATCAAACAATCATCTAAAGTAGTACTGCCGGAATATGTGCATTTCAAGGTTTGAGGATGACAAATTAAAATCCCAAACTACAAATATAGGACTCATTTGAGATATGCCATGACAACGATCACTTGACTTAatcaaatttttgcaattttctaattcatGCTTGCTGGGAGACATTCCCCTTCTTTCACAGAGAACCTTAGAAAACCAAGTAACAAGCAAGTCATCCAGAAATGGAACATAGAGACATTCCCTTCTGTCATAGGTAAAGCACGTAATGGAGAAACCTGGCAAAGTTCTTACTCCATAATAGACTTCCTAATGCCCTATCAGCCTCAAAAGCAGATGGTACTCATGGCAGCTAATCTACCATTTTATGACTTATAATTACGGCTGGTAAAGTCTAAGCATACTTTTCCACTTCAACTAAAATTcatcatcatgttcctcaagtTCCTTTACCGgaattcatatcatcatatggGAAAAAGCAAGCAGCGCAACGAGAGAGGGGAATAATCTCAATGCTCGAGTGTAAATTCAGCTAAACAACCAACGAGGGCACAACTGTAAATTGACCCACACGGACCAGGACCCGAGACCTTTTCCTAAAGCAAACACAGCAACGTCAAACAGCCGATATCTTTTAACGGTTGACAAATGGTGGCCATTAAAGTAAACCccctaaaagaaaaaattaaaaaaaaaataacccaTAATCATTTTCCTTAATCCAAAAGAGACCTCCCTAATCCCACACATTTCATACGCTTTTCTCTCTGCCTTGCTAATTC
This region includes:
- the LOC104440868 gene encoding BES1/BZR1 homolog protein 4 isoform X1, with the protein product MTSGTRTPTWKERENNKRRERRRRAIAAKIFAGLRMYGNYKLPKHCDNNEVLKALCKEAGWTVEEDGTTYRKGCRPLERMDIMGGSTSASPCSSYHPSPCASYNPSPASSSFPSPARSPYPGHPHGNPDADSLIPWLKNLSSGSSSASSKLPHHLFIPGGSISAPVTPPLSSPTSRTPRAKNHWDHVAASMTWTGQHNSVFPSSTPPSPGRQVLPDSGWLTGGPSSPTFSLVARNPFGFKEEAFSGGGSRMWTPGQSGTCSPAIAAGADLTSDIPMSDSMATEFAFGSNATGLVKPWEGERIHEDASDDLELTLGNARTR
- the LOC104440868 gene encoding BES1/BZR1 homolog protein 4 isoform X2 — translated: MTSGTRTPTWKERENNKRRERRRRAIAAKIFAGLRMYGNYKLPKHCDNNEVLKALCKEAGWTVEEDGTTYRKGCRPLERMDIMGGSTSASPCSSYHPSPCASYNPSPASSSFPSPARSPYPGHPHGNPDADSLIPWLKNLSSGSSSASSKLPHHLFIPGGSISAPVTPPLSSPTSRTPRAKNHWDHVAASMTWTGQHNSVFPSSTPPSPGRQVLPDSGWLTGGPSSPTFSLVARNPFGFKEEAFSGGGSRMWTPGQSGTCSPAIAAGADLTSDIPMSDSMATEFAFGSNATGLVKPWEGERIHEDASDDLELTLGNARTR